The Verrucomicrobiales bacterium genome segment CCGTCAAATTGGCGATTTACGATTTCGGATCTGCTCGGATGGGATAGATTCAACCCTTCAGGGATCCGTGGGCAACCCCTGTCCCTCGTGATCGTAATCGTGATCTGCGGCCCTCACCCAGAATTTATCACGCCCGTAATTCCCGTGGCAAAATCAGTCGCTGCTGCTACGTTCCGCGCATGATGAAATTTGGATGCGCCCTGATTTGTGGAATCGCCCTGGGAGCCGCGGCTTTCTGGTATTTTACAGTGGGACGCTACTCCACCCAGACCGGAGGGACGTCTTCCGCTGGCGCGCCGAGCCGCTCGGCTCCGGTGATTCCTGGGCTTGATCGATTCTCCACCGACGAGATCAAGGCGGAGCTGGAGAAAACCGGCTCGATCGTTCGCGAGAAGGCGCGGCAGGCAGGCGCGACCATTTCCGATGCGGCAGCCAATGCGCGGATCACGGCCACCATCAAGGCCAAGTTTCTCAAGGACTCCGAGCTGCCGTCGTTTCAGATTGGAGTGGACACCACCGATGGAGTGGTGACGTTGTCGGGCAAGGTGACCTCGGTGGATGCCGTGTCACGGGCCGTACGGCTTGCCTTCGAGGTGGAGGGGGTGACCAAAGTGTACTCCACCATCCAGGTTGTGGCTCAGGACAAGCGTTGAACCTACTTCCGCTCGACAAAGAAGACACTCTTGTCGGGTCCTTTAATGCCAGCCGCGGC includes the following:
- a CDS encoding BON domain-containing protein, with amino-acid sequence MMKFGCALICGIALGAAAFWYFTVGRYSTQTGGTSSAGAPSRSAPVIPGLDRFSTDEIKAELEKTGSIVREKARQAGATISDAAANARITATIKAKFLKDSELPSFQIGVDTTDGVVTLSGKVTSVDAVSRAVRLAFEVEGVTKVYSTIQVVAQDKR